The Solea senegalensis isolate Sse05_10M linkage group LG11, IFAPA_SoseM_1, whole genome shotgun sequence genomic interval AACAACAACTAAACGCTCTGCAGACAAAACAATCACTCCTTATGCCAAtattaaatgtctttgtgtttctcattaTGTGCCACTCAAACTActttagggagaattttagcctgACAGATTTACGCATTCTGGGAGCCAAGAgacagtatcatcacatttgcatagtccaaccccctcctggtctaaaccatcagtgacatctgatatctgtTAGTCCACGAGACAGAAAGTATTGTAGTAGTTTGAATAATGGTTATTAATAACAGGTCTAGGGGCCCCGAGGGGtctatgaagaggtcccagagggttcccagagaaaaataaaattaaatatgaatatacattttataaaaaggaaaaacaagaaaggtaatATACTTAAGAGTTAGAAAGATCAAATATAGAaacatatttctaatatcaaataaaaattcatttaagtggctctgtgttgGTGTGGATGGTTGAAAGAGCTGAATGAGCTCCTGGCTGATgtgctaaatcattagcatcacagtcaatacttcatacacaaagctgtgtcattcacacattattcaagcacatcaggttggtttgttctTCATATTAGTAACGGACGCTCACATGTTCCCGCTACAGTTTATAATACGATCATGTGATCAAACACAAGTTTCGATGTGCGTAACATTTGCACTGGCGTCATGTCGTCATCCCAGAAGTAACTACTGTGTCTGTTCACCTCAAAGTGTCCAGGTATTCTCACGTCCTGCCGCTAAATAATCCCTCTGTCTGTTGTTCATCTGGAGAAAGTTTGCGACGATgaagtccgctagcttaaatgctaagaGCTGGCACCCTCAAGGCTGCAGTCTTTAGTCTTTTGATTCTGGCACACAGCTCTTTGCTGCATGGTCCCCCCCTCCCTCATCATGTTTACACTGTCCTTCAATTTGTAGAGctaaaaatatacacaatacaCTGACCCTTATGGGGGCTCAATCTGTCCACGAATGGCAGTACCAGCTCTAGATGGCGTGTAATCTCTTTGTTTCTTGTAATGTTTCataacttgtgtttttaatcgtTACACCCGTACAGTTAGAGCTTCTGCTATAGACCTCCGTCTAACAGACAGCAGCACCTGTCAGAGCTGAGCAGGGATCTGGATTTAGGGGTCAGGGGTGCCATGTGTCAGCATGAAGGCTTTGGCGGTTTACTCAAAACAATGGGCACAAAAATACGAACGGCTCACAACAAGTAGTCGTACAAATCCAGAATCTCCTCTGGACTGGATGGTCTAGTCTGTGTTTTCTTAGAACTAAAGAAAAGTTCATAGCGTGTGTGGTCTCCcaggtttttaaaatcaagtccgatttgaaaatcctcgagtgtggggcaggctttacTGGAAGTAGTTGGGCGGGGTTATTggaaaaaccaggaagtgacaaTTATCGAAAGATTGGAGCGTCAAAATATATACGAGGTTTTTCCTATCCACTGTTAGATGGAATAATCTTCTCCAAATGGTCGAGGCAGGAAATGAGGCAAGCAGAGTTTGACTTACAGTAGAATTAGCAAAGCAGGATTTACATAAAGGAAATCTAGAGGTGTGAGAGCGGATGGTTGTttgggtgtgaccctgcctatcgccctatggaTGGATAGATGTTATCATTGTGTAGTACAGTCACTAAATGCACACATCTCATATATTCCGCTTGGCTGGACACTGTGTACTGTCTTTTGATTAATAATCCCAGGCAGTGTGTGCTGCCTCTTCACACATAAATCCCATGAACCATGCCGGCCTCAGGGCCACATTGTGTTTGAGAGCATATTAGCTGTATGGTTTAACAGCTGcactttcattatttattgctttggctttgtgttttttttttaacattacacAGTAGTGTGTCCAGAGAGAGGGTGCACGCACCAGAAACGATGACACCTCAGCCCGCATGTTGTGTAGGCTGAGAAGGctgggaaagagaagaagagatcCAATCAGATGAATCTCTTTGTGAGGTACGGAGGTTGCCTGATCCACCCGAATGTCAACACTGAGGAGGACACATAAGGAAATGCGGCAGAAATGACAGCATTAGGAAAGAGAAGAGATGACATTTGGTTGAATCTTGAATCTCACGTACGATGTTGAAGACAAAACTCTTTGTAAACCCTGCTGAGCCAAACTCAAAGGTGAAACCACAACAAACCTGAAGTGACATTTGGAGGCGAGTCATTCAGAAATCCATGCAAAGGTTCAGTAaagcgcacacacgcacactattTTATCAGCTCAGCTATTTTTCTGTcactacatttaaaatgtacttcagACTGAATGAAACAAACCACCAACACTGCTAATcttggattttaaataaaaatacaacaattcaaaccttaataacacatttaaacaatacaaacaaactcatttgaCTATTTAGTTGACTaaatatgatatttaattcattaaaactagacaaaaacatctcagatgactaaaatatgactaaaactaAATGGTATTTTAGTCAGAAGACTATAACTAAAACAAAATCCAAAATGACCACTGTCATATTGAGTAATTAAAGTCACACAGATAGAGAATATAGTATATATCACGGACCGCAAACAACTGTAtatcctcaactggtccacagtgAGTCTGAGGATGATCGGACCAAAGCTCTATAGGACAAGTgcgttcaaataccattggtgcaaaTTCAccaaaatccccccaaaaatgGCCGTTTAACtcaagatggtggccttcctgtGCAACTTACGACAACGTCCTCAAttactttttggaccgtcctggcatgattaacatgtgtaccaaatTTCGTTCATGCACATTAaatattttccaaaacaaattgtgttagcccctcccacttccaatttgaCGCTTTGTCACCAAATGTTCAGGCCCTGAAAAGCGCGATTCTGTAGgaggaagaagaataactccttcagtttcaatCATTAATATGCctcaaaacacagagaacaggaCCAGAAAACCACAGCAGCTCATTGGATGGACTGaaacaaagtgaagtgaaatgaatgaatcaatgaagagcacagagactaaattCACTATCTGTGGATAATCGTCTTCTTTCTGGCGGTTGGCCaacaaaataaagtgcattacaGCCGCCTTTAAattcattataaaaataatcccagtgattttctggtaagatacttgtataagtatccctttaaggtacttatTAATACAAGACTGACTAAAACAAGGAACAGAAAAGCAGgcacaacagaaataaaaagcccaAGGTAAGTCATGTGGAGAACCCGGGGGTCATGGCAGTATAATTTGGCTGGTTTGTCCGTTCTGCCTCCAGGAGTAGGCCACTGTCTAAAGTACATAAGGCTTCTAAAGCTCCAGTAACAACAAGAATCCTTTTATAGACTTACATGAACTGCCCACAAACCCCCACACACTGGGCCTTTGCCTTTTGTACGACAACAGCACACAGAGAAGAGAAGTCATAATATCCTGTAAGAGAGTGGGGATCCTTCTGTGTAGCAGAAACCACCCTCAGCAGTGATAAATCACACGTTCATTGTTATTGtcttcacttcatttcatttcatttcattcgaCCCCACTCTCATGTTGTGTTGATGACGACCATATCTCATTTTTCATGCCTGCATGGGTCGCCTCGCCCCTCAGGCACAGGAAACAGCGCTATATCGCCAAGTTGCATCCTGTGTATAATAGCACATTATTTATATTGGCGTCCACTCAAATATTAAACCTGGctatttttaaccctttataGGGCAAGTGACTATTTTTGGTAATTTCCGCACCCTTTGCAAATGGCCACTGTCCTATACCTCAGTGAGGTCAAGAACCATGTGGTCCtcactcagccaatcagaagagaTCACCCTACTTCacagatcacatgactgtgGCATTCGACCAATCAGCAGAGACCTGGAGTGCATCTaactttctctctccactgacgtCAGAAAAAGACGCTAAAGATGCTCAGCTCACCTTACCTTTCTGTACAAAACTTCTAAACTAATCATGGTAAGTTGATGAAACTCACACATTTTATAGTTGAATAGTTGTGCTTAGTGATGACATATGTGTTGTTTGTGGAGGACTTgtaaaaataagtgaaattaCAGCATGAAAAATGCAGGCACCATATTTGATCATACACCCGGTTCACCTAAAAACGGGAGTTCATTAGGTGTGTCCATTTTTGGACATATGCCCGATGCACCTAACAATGCATGCTTATagcattttcttgattaaacaAGCAATACAACTAAGgaatttatgttttaatgttgccAAAGGTTTTTATAATACTATGCAGTGATTCAGGGAGAATTTTAACTGATTTCTAGAAATATTAAAGCTATAAAtagtgaaaatgtgtgatttttgtcaGCTTGTGACCTTTTAACGACTGTTATATTGTGTGAAATCTTTAGGCAATGTCTGCCCGGATGTTTTATGCCAAGAGGAGGAACAGTGTTGTCGTGCCCGTCCACCCTgccatcagtgatgatgatgaggaggatgatgatgatgtggcaGACCCTGATTATGTCCCACCCAGCCACAACCAGGACATTCCATGTACAAGTGACACTGACCCCTCTGCCAAGAGGAAACGGATCCAACCTGTGGTTGAGGTGCTCCATGAAAAttacagtgaggacagtgagtaCAGTGAGGATGACGAcgataatgatggtgatgataatgTGCAGCCAGCAGTACAAGCCCAGAGGCCAAGGAGATCTGGCAAGTTAGCACCCAGGCCAACCACCTGGCATAAAGTTGACCTGAACAACACAGCCCTTCCTGAATACCAGCACTCTGCCCCAGACTACATTGACATGCCTTTTCAGTACTTTATTAGGTACTTTGATGCCCAAATGATCAGTCATATAACATACCAGACAAACTTATATGCTGCTCAGAAGGACATCAACACCACTTTCTCCACCAATGAGAATGAAATAATGACCTTTCTAGCCATCCTCATCTATATGGGTGTTGTTGAGCTCCCCTCTGTTGAAGGTTACTGGGCCATGGAAACCAGGGTCCCTCAAGTTGCCAACCTGATGTCATCGAAGAGGTTCAGGCTGCTGAAAAGGGTTATCCACTTCAATGACAACACTCAGATCCCAGGCACCAGCGACCGTTTCTTCAAAGTCCGGCCACTGTTCAGCTTTCTCAATAATGCCTTCAGGCGTGAGCCACAGACCCCCAAACAGTCTGTAGATGAGGTGATGGTTGCCTACAAAGGGAAGACAGCTGGCAACCTGAGGCAGTATATCAAAAACAAGCCAGACAAGTGGGGTTTTAAGTTGTTTGCAAGGGGCTCTGAAGATGGCTTCATCCATGACATGGTGCTATACCAGGGCAAAACTACCCTGGAGGCCCATGATGTCCCCCTGACGCCTGAACAAATAGTGCTGGGTGCCACCAGCCAGATTGTTGCTGTCCTGGCGAGTACCATGTCCTCCCTAACCACCACAGCCATCTTTGCCGACAACTTTTTTACCAGTATGGAGCTAGTGCGGTACCTCAGAGATCAGAATTGCAGATACACAGGGACAGCAAGGGACAATAGAATCAGAAATCCGCCACTCAAGTCCATCaaggagatggagaagaaggCTGTACCCCGTGGTACTTATGACTATGTTACCAGTGATGATGGGATACTGGCCGTCAGATGGAAGGACAACAGAACAGTCACTCTGCTGTCAACAGACATGGGGGTTGAGCCGATGTCCTCAGTCATCAGGTACTGCAGTGAGACCAAGATGAAGGAGCCTGTGAGCTGTCCAGCTGTCATCAGGAGTTATAATGCCAACATGGGGGGCATTGATAAGAGTGACATGCTGGTACACCTCTACCGCACCCCCATGAAGTCCAAGAGGTGGTACTTGCGTCTGTTTGCATATGTCATTGATGTCAGTATCACAAATGCCTGGGTTGTTTACCGACGGGACAGTAAGGCCCTTGGAGTGAATGGCCAGTCTCTGAAGGATTTCAGAATCCAGGTGTTCAGGGGCGCCAGCGGCCAGACGTCTGCCAAATCAAGCACCAGAAGAAGCTCGTCCTCAACTGTTGAAAGCCTGACCACCAGTGTTGATGTCCCTGAGCCTGTCCGGGGACACCGCAGCCACACACCAAATGAGGCTGTGCGCTTTGACCTGTCCCTCTTTCATGCCCCTGTACATGCCAAACGCCAGACCTGCAAGTACTGCAGCAGGAAAGGCAACATTGTGAGGTCAAATGTGGTCTGCAGGGTCTGCAAGGTCCACCTTTGCATGAACAGTGAGCGCAACTGCTTCATTGAGTACCATGAATAAGCTGTCCTAATGGTGTCCAAAATTGTACTGTGTATGTTATACAGTTTATAAAGTTATAGGATGAACGTTATACtgttatacagtacataaagGTGTACTGTGTATGTTATACTGTATGCTATACAGTATAAAGTTGTACTGTGTGTTATACtgttatacagtacataaagtTGTATTACGTATTTTATACGTGTGTTATAATATTTGCATATAATGTTGTGCAATTTATTTAGAAAGGACTCTGTATCAGCACTTATGTTCTAAAAGTGATGTTCTAATGTGAaacatacatgtgtttttgttgtatattttacatatacacgtatacattttttttaccactgaaGGGCAAGGAACCAAATACGATAACTTCGTTTACTTTGGTTTTCTGCAAGAAAATGGaaatttttgaaaatgttgaaaacagaaataaactcTGGTTATGGCCCCCAACAACCCTCTAAAGTTGATTTTTTGAATTTCATAGTATTTCAATGAGTGCCCTATAAagggttaaaggtccagtgtgtaaaatttagatGAAATTATTGGcagacactgaaaataaaatgataatatttaatttttcataCGATCACTCAATCATATTAATTGTTGCTTTTCAATTTCCAATGCcccttattttgaaaagctcCGAGCTCTAGAAGACATACAGGGATACCAAGATACTGAACTTTGGGTTTTCATTCAATTCTAACAAACCAAGGCTTGAACTGTTTTACTTTGAGTGTGATGAATCTatgattttcacttttttgatttgaattacTGAAATAAATTATACTTCATTGAGATGCATGTTGAAGAAGGAGCAAGAAAGAGCAGGAGAgtaaggaggagagagaagccatGGCTGCAGCACAGATTGGGAGGCTAAAATATAGTAAAACACCTGCAATGCAAAATACAGCTTTGAAAAACAGGAGCATGATGTTTGGCCTGAGGCAAATCTGTGGAAAGTGGTGGCGAGTGtgaagtaaaaataacaaattgaaTTGAAGGGCGCCGTGTTCAGTCGACCTCGTGAAAACGATCCTCAAGAGTTTTCTGGGGACCTAACGAACTAAAGAAGTTTAGTTTGCTTTCATAGATTCTCTAAAAGTCGTCAGATCAGAATGAGTAGACTCCATCTTCCCAACtcccaataaaaaaacaatctcaaACTGTCAGTCTGGGATGATCAGTgtctgaccaatcagctcccaggattcACCTGCAAccaatcacacacatgcagagagcaacacacacaggagggaaGGGAAAACATAACCCTGGGGTCATAATACAAACACTTGAGGAATTCAATTTAATATCTTTAATTATTGAACAAATAAATGAGTAGATGAAGTAAAAATGACAGCTGCATGGACATTGAAAGCAGAGGAAGTTATTTCTTCCCACAAACattctcagctgtgtgtgtgtgtgtgtgtgcatgcttagTTATAATGTCTGCAGTgatcatgtatgtgtgtgtatttgtgtctccGTGGCTACAAGTCACATCCATGTCATATGTTTCCAGTGAGCAGTTACATAATCAAAACACCaccagagagatggagaaagaagagggagaacATTAGAGGATTCATCATGAGGCTCATTCTTCTCCTGGCCTGCAGCCTGTGTGTTAACTGAAATAGCCCTCTGTGCTGTAGTGCGATGGCTCGAGGCCAGACATGAGAGATAAATCAGCCGTCACTCTGATGTGGGACGTTTCAGATTAGTTGGACACATAGTAACTGGCTGGAATAGTGTCAGCACATGAATGTTCTTTCTGTGGCGGGTTCATCGCCATCGTTATGAGGACATGTTGGTGAAAGTGAGGATACGGTCCTCACAAGTTCCAAAGGATTTCGGAGGGGTTTGGACTTTggttaaagtaacacaaagtaGGATTTGTTCAGGGGTCCCaagagccggattaacgcaaaggcaaactaggcacatGCCTAtagggcccgattggcaggggGCCGAGTAggcaggcgggcgggagaagccgcggcgagtgcacatgtccgcgggcgaggtccgggcgggggttcgctgtaaaccaccttcgccccgagctCTTCCAAACCGATCTAGAGTCGGTCGCGGCGCACCACCGgtggaggaaatttcatgtcaaacgtatgtgtgacactgattgaaacgtgactaaaactaataagttTGGTTTAGActaaagactaaaactaagactaaatctagaatggcttccaaagaggtgagaggtgatgcttgtccatgaaaataaacctctttaccacgacagcacagtttctcttactgcaaattgtattggtctttgtatatttgactacttatcaaactattcaatttaatcaacacatttaattaagattttctgcaaaacgcaatagcttacaacatttatcttatttgctctgtttacataggaatgctgacacctattggtgatttactggtactactgccttaacaatgacactcacaatggataagataaggatcatttaatagcatttaatagagccttgtagtaaagtataaatattgtaataaaaatcaaaaaatagtatgatagactgtttaatatacgacacgtgacttattttggcatacaaagaaccaactcgtaaccaaagactacgctatgtaaaatgtgaattaacttttattagtaagtttggtaagtttcagatttcaattcataaataacatcgatggaggggggcccaaaaaatacagtctgcctagtatagtccatttatttaatccggctctgggGGTCCCCCTTCAGTTGGTAAAtagtattgtttgttgtttctatAAAATGTCGTCTAATATTGGACCCTGTTATGGCCGCTGGACACCGTCCTCCCTAATTAGCCTTGAGTTAGATATGCAAACTAGTCTGTGTGGTCCCTCGCCTATCATTGGAGCGGATGGGCGGAGTTGCAGGTGGATTGACGGTCCAATTTAGCGGCCGCAGAACCTCCGGTAGTCTCCCTCCCAACGGAAGAAGAAATTTGACAAATAAGTAATTTAACTCTTTTTGAAGAttcctttttcatttgctttttccTATCCTTGTTGTTTGCCacattattttgtcaaatttaccATCAACTcctttgtaaaataaattattttatttaaccatgtGACAGCttggttatttatttgttgcttCCCTTCTACCCCTAACGAGCTGGGATGTAACAGACCCAGGCTTTTGATCTACTGAAATCAATGAGAATCAAGATGAACTGGAATAGATGAGCAGAATCGGAATCAAtccaatttaaaatgattccCAACCTAACAGGTACAATTACAGGGGTATGGGAATAAAACTGAGGCAATGGAAAGTGAGGCCAAAGCGAGGAGGGAAGAATCACGGAGCCGAGCAGTCCCCTTTTATGCCTGATAGCCTCTTGTGACACCTTTCTTCCCTCAGGATTTCCTGACATCCAGAGGACATGTCTAACCAACGACATCAGCTGTagacccccaccccaccccaacCACCAGGAAAGATCATCCACATTCAGGCCCCGTCTTTAACACAAGCTTGTGGTCCCTCCTTCACTGACATCAGACACTCAAGTAAGAAAGATAATGACTTTGTGAACCCTGCAGGATTCACTCAGATGTGCATATGTCAAGATATCATTAGGACGTCCACCACACCAGACACTGTTCATGGTTCATTTACAGAGGGACTATTTCTGTCCTGCACATCATGTGGAAAGCCCTTCAGTAACGTACGAGGGGACCATTCACACGTGGCCATACTGTGCTCTGcatatatgacacacacactaaactaaAAGTGGCTCAAGTTGTCATGGCAGCCATGTGGGCATGCAAGGAAAGGTGATAAGGAGATGAGGTATCTGATGATGTACTGCTGGGGTGCCTGTGTTTGTTGGGAGGGTGATTACAGACCATTAATATCTATGGAATAGAAGTTGGAAGTCATGAGTTCTGTGAGAACTCTGAGACCCTGAATGCTACTCACCAAGTTCATTAGGGAACCTGCGGCCTTttacatgttgacatgttttattgttcacATAGTGGGCTTCTGCTTCTAAACGCCAAATGCATGCAAGATAGTGGCCTCTATTATGCTTAAGTACCCGTgaagccaaaaaacaaaaacctaactacagagccagcatgtccatgtgggcacATAAGAGTTATATTTAGgatgacaatatgggtcccatgTGGGTTtctctgtggtttccatggtggccccacccaTGTTTGCCCCATGTGTATTACTGAATCCAAAAATTGCCCACTACCCTACCTGGAACATGCACAAGACTAGACAATACCCCTAAAAAAATGTGCCGTAATGAAGAATTTTGTCGACCTTCATGTGGCATGGACCCGGAATCAAAAGTGACATAGTGCCAGTATAAATACAGacgatgcagacctgctcaggctttgacaggagtgacattcaccctgttgtaagtTGTTTTCAAGacatcatttttcattcatatcTGGGTCAGACGTATTCACCACAGCAGTAGAATGTCTAAAACCAGAAGTCTGACTGATGAGGTTGCTGCCTGGAGGGATTCACAATGCAAATTGggtaggttaattggacactcagaAGTGAAGATAGGTTAGTTTGTTTATTGGCCTTGTGATTGACAGTTGACCTACCCAGAATGTACCCCCACCTCTTCCCATTGTccactgggattggctccagctctcaCATTACCCTCAGAAGATAAGAGATGACATGATGGAAGCAGGAAAATCAATCTTGGTCGAAAGTGTATACTACTGTTTACAGTCTGAGCAATGAGAGAATTAGGTTTAGAGACAACAGCTAGCATTGATTATTCTATTCTTATTTGGCTAATAGCAACAGCTACTGCAGATAAATGATGAATCCAGTTTTCAGGCCCTTTGTTCTCACATGCACTGTTGACAACCAAACTgctgaaacagtaggtggcatcgtaacaaacaagggtcCTATCcagtagcgtaccgtggggtttcagtcagggccttcagtaaaaaaaaaaaaacgacaaaaaaacacGCCAtagtgcacacgcacaccactgcgcatctataggctactgcatcattaccaccacatcttccgttaagtcactcagcaaacacaatttcacaagccactatatgacacaaaaactagcttccacataagcataggcgtcagctacgcggcggaacacgtccccggcactatttatgatcaacagttttgtcctcaccacttttaaaaaaatttataaatttatcattaacacttgAACTACCGGAAAAtatgtacctcttcggtgtaggtcttcctcctGAAATAATTTCctaaggttcaaacgtcgttgatgacaacagcgggggctagcgccagacacatcgctgggcctgggggcgttctgtcactatgatatcacattttgattggctgacgacacacgtcagtcaaagttataaccaaatagaaaatagcagcttcaacgaaaggccagcaatactactagagcaggtccacggagctatgatgcgtttaatgacatccaggaaaatccagctctgcttcacaaaaaataaccatattctttctggaaatataatcataacatactgaaaaagtaattgaattcagacacgttcagacacacattaatttgattattaaaaataataataataatgataataaaagaaaaatacttttttgatattgtcagggccagcagggaaGGCTCAGTTCAACTCCTTTTTGCAcgaaattcaagcactttcaatgacccatgtctattgaGGGcgattttccaaaaaaaattcacaaactttcaaggatttcaaagGGAATCCTGTCTTCCGGCACTGGCACAGGACACTTTTCAAGCTTTTCCAGACAACTTGTCATTGCGAGTCACGTGACGCCGGATCTATCTCAACAGCTCCTTTCTCCTTCACTCCACTCCACCAATGGAGAGACTCTGCAGAGATAGGAGTGAACAAAGCGGGGAAGCAGAAAAGCTTTACGTATATATCTACGATGGTTTCACCAAGATAATGATATAAAGCACAAAACAAGGTGttaaatacagacacaaactgtctctctctctctcacacacacacacacacacacactgctgctgatatacagtagatattaacatttaaactaGGCATTTACtagatatttacagtataacaTGTTATTGTGTGCAGCTGTATTCAACACTAGGTGGTACAAACATGACGGTTTAAGATAAATGAGTACAAATCTACTACTACTATGCATTTGGGtctttttgttggttttgttcCCATTGTAATGAACTCGTACTGAACCATGACCATAAAACCGAGGTATGTACTGTACCTTGTGTGAGTCATGTGAACCATTACACCGCTTATGGATACTAATATAACATATCCCTTGATGTTTCACCACCAAGTATGGTCGACCATCTGGTAAAAGTAAACTTTTGTCAAAATAACTACGTATTTGTATGAACAATATTGGAAAGTCTAGATACTGGAGTTAATTGGAGTCAGGATTCTGCCCTCAGGTCTTAATTTaatgatgtgaaaatgtgcaaaataagGAAAAGGTCTCTTTTCAAAACGAGGTCTATTTACTTCGCAatgagtgtgtttacttgtcATCTGCATTCAGCCACATTCTGTGCGCACATGCGTGCGTTCATTGATCCAACTCACAGACCTTCTGCTGCGTGCGTGTGGTGTATCAACAGCTGGAGGGAGTAGATGGTGTCTTAGGGGCAGATGGAGAACTCACACCATCTCCTCCCTctcagtgttcacacacacacacacacacgcacagaccaGACTTAGGGTGTAGACTATAAACCCACTCACCAGTGACAccaattaataataaaagaagaacTTCTGCATAACAGACCCTTAGCTAACCTCATTAAAATGGTCCGATCTCTTGCTCCTtttcactttgatttttttttttttcccttgagtAATTATCCACCTTTTACTTTTCATA includes:
- the LOC122777602 gene encoding piggyBac transposable element-derived protein 2-like, with translation MAMSARMFYAKRRNSVVVPVHPAISDDDEEDDDDVADPDYVPPSHNQDIPCTSDTDPSAKRKRIQPVVEVLHENYSEDSEYSEDDDDNDGDDNVQPAVQAQRPRRSGKLAPRPTTWHKVDLNNTALPEYQHSAPDYIDMPFQYFIRYFDAQMISHITYQTNLYAAQKDINTTFSTNENEIMTFLAILIYMGVVELPSVEGYWAMETRVPQVANLMSSKRFRLLKRVIHFNDNTQIPGTSDRFFKVRPLFSFLNNAFRREPQTPKQSVDEVMVAYKGKTAGNLRQYIKNKPDKWGFKLFARGSEDGFIHDMVLYQGKTTLEAHDVPLTPEQIVLGATSQIVAVLASTMSSLTTTAIFADNFFTSMELVRYLRDQNCRYTGTARDNRIRNPPLKSIKEMEKKAVPRGTYDYVTSDDGILAVRWKDNRTVTLLSTDMGVEPMSSVIRYCSETKMKEPVSCPAVIRSYNANMGGIDKSDMLVHLYRTPMKSKRWYLRLFAYVIDVSITNAWVVYRRDSKALGVNGQSLKDFRIQVFRGASGQTSAKSSTRRSSSSTVESLTTSVDVPEPVRGHRSHTPNEAVRFDLSLFHAPVHAKRQTCKYCSRKGNIVRSNVVCRVCKVHLCMNSERNCFIEYHE